One Triplophysa dalaica isolate WHDGS20190420 chromosome 1, ASM1584641v1, whole genome shotgun sequence DNA segment encodes these proteins:
- the nat16 gene encoding histidine N-acetyltransferase, with the protein MKIENSLPCSQLPEAPPQTGLQFTVATEEDFDDIMAMSKDIYGGLDYLPSRYQAWLQESNRIVILARKQGKVIALESACVIDDGETMLVEGLRVAPQERGKGVAGVLLRFCSQLVKSKFPDVKVSRLTRDDQLGPKDFQKYRLITKQGILLVRFCAEDLKLRLAELGPYISIAGQGLPPTNTPVRLEPAKVHQLFLSGVLMQDVLPNATIVQDWQPFKPLPSNMEILMQKDIDWMVDDATRPTMASLCTFPFHVPIGDDWYYLNIDMFGKDLELAVQQLLCHLRCHTGTLKGYVMCQVFLEPALWKPMADFFRETLKVELVKEYTEQCVVESDVI; encoded by the exons ATGAAGATTGAAAATAGCCTCCCCTGCTCTCAGCTCCCCGAGGCCCCTCCTCAGACCGGCCTGCAGTTTACAGTGGCAACAGAGGAAGACTTTGATGACATCATGGCCATGAGCAAGGATATTTACGGTGGCCTGGACTATCTGCCCTCCCGCTACCAAGCCTGGCTGCAAGAGAGCAACCGCATCGTCATTTTGGCTCGCAAGCAAGGCAAAGTG ATTGCGCTGGAGTCAGCATGTGTTATTGATGATGGGGAGACCATGCTGGTGGAAGGGCTCCGTGTTGCCCCGCAGGAGAGGGGAAAGGGTGTTGCCGGGGTACTTCTGCGGTTTTGCTCTCAGCTGGTGAAATCAAAGTTCCCTGACGTTAAAGTCAGCAGATTGACCAGAGATGACCAACTTGGGCCAAAAGACTTCCAGAAGTACAGACTCATCACCAAACAG GGAATCCTCCTGGTGCGCTTCTGTGCCGAAGACCTAAAATTGCGCCTGGCTGAACTCGGGCCTTATATCAGTATTGCTGGGCAGGGTCTGCCCCCCACAAACACCCCGGTGCGTCTGGAGCCTGCAAAAGTGCATCAGCTCTTCTTGAGTGGTGTTCTAATGCAGGACGTCCTTCCTAATGCCACCATCGTTCAAGATTGGCAGCCCTTCAAGCCTCTTCCGAGCAACATGGAGATCCTGATGCAGAAGGACATTGATTGGATGGTCGACGATGCCACGCGCCCAACCATGGCCAGCCTGTGCACCTTCCCGTTCCACGTGCCGATCGGTGATGATTGGTACTACCTAAACATCGACATGTTTGGCAAAGACCTAGAGCTGGCCGTACAACAGCTGCTGTGCCACTTGAGGTGCCACACAGGCACTTTGAAGGGTTATGTTATGTGTCAGGTGTTCCTGGAGCCTGCGCTGTGGAAACCTATGGCCGATTTCTTTAGGGAGACCCTTAAAGTGGAGCTGGTGAAAGAATACACAGAGCAGTGCGTTGTGGAGTCAGATGTTATTTAG
- the snapc2 gene encoding snRNA-activating protein complex subunit 2 encodes MKPPSRRRTEPSRFSLKCTEEKPTGSEKRTTVRSFCKGWTRKEQRSLLQALKRQKNCGSELDPTELQKVVPRRSLQEVEDLIKLLKSSVVQMVFQQVHSQLREERRNRVPIEIWGDLVQKVTRSHEKTISSAFSQMLVIAATEPCSLLNSIPPQAIDFPKPTRPSQKSKPTAQLFPSVPSTNPVVTVLPTQIDNTAQPSSSDTSSIGSASTSSAGFSLIQPACSSNAVERHAKKSQPSSLPQESSTSKEESSHVMISQSQLKSEPEAVAYSLSAMSIDSASPSVSIPFNQDNPSQSQMLDQDSEQRPRVLKCIVNFDKIYEYLSDPETKTCSSALTSMEYAVLLDLLMSLPEELPLLDCDQLQHHLLQVHGQLTKPVQNPASSLKSSKNISPATVDDSAKLTNQEKTTPESYCPSEEPSDDSSVTEPAKEKDWDSVGMRPLNPLMIPIDLLKRRSVESGNDTSSLS; translated from the exons ATGAAGCCTCCATCTCGTCGCCGAACTGAACCATCACGCTTCAGCCTAAAGTGCACTGAAGAAAAACCCACGGGGAGTGAAAAGCGGACTACTGTTAGATCTTTTTGCAAAGGATGGACTCGCAAGGAGCAACGAAGCCTCTTGCAAGCTTTGAAACGGCAAAAGAATTGTGGATCAGAATTAGACCCGACTGAGCTTCAAAAGGTGGTGCCCCGGCGGTCTCTCCAAGAG GTTGAGGACCTGATAAAACTGTTGAAGTCCAGTGTGGTGCAGATGGTGTTTCAACAGGTCCACAGTCAGCTGAGAGAGGAGCGAAGGAATAGAGTTCCAATTGAGATCTGGGGAGACCTGGTACAGAAAGTCACTAGATCCCATGAGAAAACAATTTCCTCTGCCTTCTCCCAG ATGCTTGTGATCGCTGCCACAGAGCCTTGCAGCCTGCTAAACTCCATCCCTCCACAAGCTATCGACTTCCCAAAACCTACTCGTCCCAGTCAAAAGTCAAAGCCTACTGCACAGCTTTTTCCATCTGTACCGTCTACTAATCCTGTAGTAACAGTATTACCTACACAGATTGACAATACCGCCCAGCCTTCTTCCTCAGACACAAGCTCAATAGGCAGTGCATCGACTAGCTCAGCGGGCTTTTCACTTATTCAGCCTGCCTGTAGTTCCAATGCTGTGGAAAGGCATGCTAAGAAATCTCAGCCAAGTAGTTTACCTCAAGAGTCTAGCACATCTAAAGAAGAATCCTCACATGTGATGATAAGCCAGAGCCAGCTAAAATCAGAACCAGAGGCAGTAGCATACAGTCTGAGTGCCATGTCCATCGATTCAGCATCGCCATCAGTCTCCATCCCATTTAATCAGGACAATCCATCTCAGTCACAAATGTTGGATCAAGATTCTGAGCAGAGACCCAGAGTCCTTAAGTGCATTGTGAATTTTGACAAGATTTATGAATACTTAAGTGATCCTGAGACTAAAACATGCAGTTCAGCTCTAACTTCAATGG AGTACGCAGTTCTGTTGGACCTGCTGATGAGTTTACCTGAGGAGCTCCCCCTACTGGACTGCGATCAACTTCAGCATCATCTGCTACAGGTACACGGACAACTCACCAAACCGGTACAAAATCCAGCCTCCTCTTTAAAAAGTAGCAAAAACATTTCACCTGCTACTGTAGATGATTCTGCCAAGTTAACAAATCAAGAGAAGACTACTCCTGAATCCTATTGTCCCTCTGAGGAACCCTCAGATGATTCATCTGTGACAGAACCAGCCAAGGAAAAAGACTGGGACTCAGTTGGCATGCGTCCTCTCAATCCTTTAATGATCCCAATAGATTTGTTAAAAAGACGTTCTGTTGAATCTGGGAATGATACGTCTAGCCTGtcttaa
- the muc3a gene encoding mucin-3A yields MEISEEFMPNYEKPETEDYKNFVEYFENQMEPYYNKTILFFAKVTVIKLSPGTTFTNRRGIRSLPAKEEKQSVKVQHDVVLDMPNNDNNEDEYTSAFNKVEVALEALKNDPASLNIGIINFTASETQLNDDVCKRVIELLPEEYREYYAKSEVPGKVACVNQCHRGHPNPKRCSRDGTCEVSSQGPSCYCRHTDVTWYLGGDCSYKVNKVGFYAGLGVVAVIAVITVALLTVYLVINQKKAKRSKDIKKELVKEWLEDDFEWPQQKKTYSGGRAPHDNPVYSQRDFNRRDSMGMDRQDFSAGRSYTQYSTPEPGINLQNFHRNVKIDRPQIRSSFEI; encoded by the exons atggaaatttctgaagAGTTTATGCCTAATTATGAAAAACCGGAAACGGAGGATTATAAAAATTTTGTTGAATACTTTGAAAATCAG ATGGAACcctattataataaaacaattctatTCTTTGCGAAGGTGACAGTGATAAAACTAAG TCCGGGTACCACTTTCACAAACAGAAGAGGAATCAGAAGCTTGCCTGCGAAAGAAGAGAAACAAAG TGTAAAAGTTCAACATGATGTTGTTCTTGATATGCCAAACAATGACAATAATGAGGACGAATACACGTCTGCTTTTAATAAAGTGGAAGTGGCTCTTGAAGCCTTAAAAAATGACCCAG cTAGCTTAAACATCGGCATTATCAATTTCACTGCATCAGAGACCCAACTCAATG ACGATGTGTGTAAACGGGTAATTGAATTGCTTCCCGAGGAATACAGGGAATATTATGCAAAATCTGAAGTGCCAGGCAAAGTGGCGTGTGTGAATCAATGCCATCGAGGTCATCCAAATCCAAAAAGATGTTCAAGAGATGGGACCTGTGAAGTTTCCAGCCAGGGTCCATCCTGCTA CTGTCGTCATACTGATGTTACCTGGTACTTGGGAGGGGATTGCAGCTACAAAGTTAACAAAGTTGGATTCTATGCCGGATTGGGAGTGGTGGCAGTTATAGCCGTCATAACTGTAGCATTACTGACAGTTTATCTAGTAATAAACCAAAAGAAGGCTAAGAG GAGTAAAGACATTAAGAAAGAgcttgtgaaagagtggttggAGGATGACTTTGAGTGGccacaacaaaaaaagacataCTCGG gtggCAGAGCTCCACATGATAACCCAGTATACTCTCAGAGGGACTTTAATAGGAGGGATAGTATGGGTATGGACAGACAAGATTTCTCTGCGGGACGATCATACACTCAATATTCCACACCTGAACCAGGCATTAATCTTCAGAATTTTCATAGGAAT GTGAAAATTGACAGGCCTCAGATCCGCTCATCTTTTGAAATTTAA